In the genome of Mastomys coucha isolate ucsf_1 unplaced genomic scaffold, UCSF_Mcou_1 pScaffold21, whole genome shotgun sequence, the window TGGGATCCCCCTCAGCTCTGGCTGACCAGACCACAGAGCAGCAGCTCCTGGAGGCTTCAAACCACTGGGGCCACACTGTGTTTGTGGCCCGGGGGGCCTTGTGGGGGAGTGAAGACATCAGCAGACTGGATGCAGCTGGAGGCCTCCAGGTGAGAACCATCTGGGCTGCAACCAGAGGGAACATGTATGAGTTTCAGTCTCCTGACCCTGCCATTGCTTCCAGAGCCTTCGAGTCACCATGGCCACACATCCTGATGGCTTCCGGCTGGAGGGACCCCTGGCTGCAGCACACAATAGTGGGCCCCGCACAGTGCTCTACGAGGGCCCTGTGCGTGGGCTCTGCCCCTTGGCTCCCAGAAACTCTAACACCATGGCAGCTGCTGCCCTGGCTGCCCCAAGTCTAGGCTTCGATCGTGTCATTGGGGTGCTTGTAGCTGACCTTAGGTGAGCAAAGGGAGTAGGTGGCATAGCTGTGTACACTCCAGATGAACTGACTGCCCTTCTCTGCTGGCTGCAGCCTCTCCGACATGCACGTGGTGGATGTAGAGCTGCTAGGACCCCCAGGACCCTCAGGTCGCAGCTTCGCCGTGCACATCCACAGAGAGAACCCAGCCCAGCCTGGCGCTGTCACTGGCTCTGCTACTGTTACAGCCTTCTGGCACAGCCTACTGGGTGCGGCAGGCCCCTCCAAGGGTCCCTTGGCGTTTGTGCTCTGCAGAGCTTACATGTTGGGCGTCCCACCCCAGTTTGCCCATCCTTAGTTCTCACTCCCAGGCTTTATGAGCCTCTCTTTCCACTCGCTGATGTCCTGCTTTCGCTCAGCATCTGGGTTCCCCTCTAGGTCTCTCCATCCACATGCCACATCTCTTTCTGAGTATCCTCTTTGGTTTGTACCACATTACCATTTTCAAAACCCACGTTTACCATGGCcacctgcatgtgtctgtgttgtcACCCTAGTTTTTCATTCTCCCCACAGGTTGCTGTCAGCTCCCTTCCAGACCTGGGATCCACCTCCGCTGAGTCTCCTCCCCTACTACCCTTGCTGTCACCTTGACTATTATGGGTCCCAGTAAACATCAGAGTTCTGCCcgctcttctctttgtcctctttggTTCCTTGTCCCCACCTCTATGTCCCCACCTCTATGCTATGTCTACGCATCAGCTACACACTGAGTATGACGCCATAGCAGCAGCGTGTGAGCTCATACACAAACCAGCCCCTTGAAAGCTATCGCGAGATCACTAGTTACTACATCTCCCAGAAACCTCTAGGCAGCAGTGAGCCCTGGGAGAGAATGAGAACTGGCTGCGTCATCCGATGGGAGTTGTAGTCCCACGCAGCAGAGCGGCCCCGGCGGACTTCCGGACTGCGCGTCCTATTTAGACACCCTACGGAGGCCTTCGGGAATCGCAGTCCGGCGCGCGCAAGTCGCCGGGAGCTGTAGTCCGTTTCGCCTGCTCAGTCAGCGTGGTACCACCCGGTCGCTGTCTAGGGAATGCGAAAGCGGCCGGTCCCAGGGAGCGGAAAGGTCGGCGGGGTGAGGGCCAGGCGGGCGACAAGCAAAGGCGGGTGGGAGCGTGCCTGGTTGCCAGGtgacaggaagggaggggggtGCTCTTGTTGCTTAGTAACTGGGAGAGGGCCTTGTTGCCAGGTGAAGGGAGGAGAGAACCCTGGTTATTGACTAGGGGAAGTCTTTCGTTGCTAGGCGACCAGAAGAGACCCTGTTACCCAGAGACGGGAAAGGAGGAGTCCTCCATTGCTAGGTGATCAGAAAACGGACCGGGTTACCAAGTGGGTGGGGTTGTTCTGTTGCTTGGGAACCAAAAAGGTATTGTTTcctagggacagaaggagggataGTCCGTTGCTAGGTGATGATAATCAGGACCCTTTTGCTTGAAGTCTCGTAGTGGGGGTGGGTCTCTATTGCCAGGTGAGCAGATAAGAGCCTTTACTCCCCTCACCCCAGGACTGGGCTCTAAGGGTGTCTCTGTGTTCTGGAGACAGCCTAGGAACCAGGGTCAGGGTCCTTGCGTCCTCCTAAACTAGTCCCAGTGCCCATCTCAATGGCCATTGCCCAGGGACACAGGAATCTAGAGATCTAGGTGCCTAGATCAAGATCCTAGGTGCCTAACACCTCCTTGTCCCACCCCCCAGCAGGAGCTGAGGAGGGCATGTCTCAGGCGCCGGAAGCGAGGCCAAGTCCACCCTCAGTGTATCACGAGCGGCAGCGGTTAGAGCTGTGTGCCGTCCACGCTCTCAACAACGTCCTCCAAGAGAAGCTCTTTAGCCAGGAGGCTGCTGATGAAATCTGCAAGAGGTGACTGCCGTTGGTCCTGGCCCTGGAAGAGCAGGGCTCAGAGAGGCACGGGAGCCTGCCTAGGACCCTAGCAGGGCCAGGGCTCGAATCCAGGAGCTCTTGCCTGCTCTTCCATCTGCTTTCCCACCTGCTGCTTCTCACAGTCGCAGCCCCAGCTTTGGCCTCAACCTCTCTGATCTGAGCCTCTGTCACAGCCTcccagctgtctgtttttctcttcctgtccATCCCACACAGCCCCACGgctgcctgccccctcctctGCTCCTATCCTTACGGAATAGCCCAGGTCCTTCAGGCTGAACTCCAAGGCCTTGGGTGCTCTGGCTCTTGCCTACCTTCCTGCAGCTTCATCCTTCACTGCTCTCCAAGGCTCAAAACAGGCTGTTTCCGTGTTAcacaaggcattttttttccttcttggtcACTTGGGTATGCCTCACAGTCTCAGCCATCACTTTTGTAAGGAACTTCCTTAAgaatctctctctcattctcaccTCTAGGCCACGGGGTCCTTCTGTGGGCACACAGACATCCCAGCCTGGATTCCTTGCCCACATCCAGAGGCAGCCCTTATCCGCAAACTTGAGATTTACTTTAGAAGATCTTCATGTCTCCTACCACCAGCTCTTTCTCTAGGGACATGCAGAACAGCTAGAGCTGAGGCAGATGTAATGAGGAAGAGAAGGCTGGGAAAGCTGCAGACATGAGTGGGTCCTTCTTGACACTGCTCGACAAGGGTCCAGTCCTACAGAGGAGCAGGGTCACAGAACTGgggagaggtagagggaaggCTTGGGCACCAGAGACAGCTGGGATGGGTGGCTGCTAAGAGCTGGTGCGGAGGCTATGCAGGGTCTACTTGCCACTGGAGGAGGTGAGAGTCTATCCTGGAATGATGGAGCACTAGGGAGGCCTCTGAGGAGGATAGGGCAGAGTATTACCAAAAGAAAGAGGCTCTCTGTGTTCAGATATGGTGGCATGAATATGACCGTCACCCAGGAACTCTGAACATAGTCTCAGGTCCGAAGCTCCCAGAAGAAGTGACATCTGAGGCTGGTCTGGAGAGAGACTGTGATGAGTGGGAAGGATGGAGGACGAGGGACTTTGTCAAGGGCACTTGGGAGTCATGGGAGAGATGGAAGTAGGAAGGGGGCAGGGCAGCTCAGGGCTCCTGGAGGTTGTAGGTGGGCTAGACAGAGAGACTAGGACTGGGAAGGGTTTCTGAGTGGAAAAAGATAAAGGCCTTAGCCAATCCAAGAGTGCAGGGCTCGGGGTGGAGGGAGAACAGGACGTGAGGCTGATAAGCTCTGTGGGGGTGGAATAGAAACCGTCTAAGGCCAGGCTCTGTGCCTCTCCTATCATGTGGGAAGGTGGAGGCCTTTCCAGGATTTCAAACCTTGGCTCTGCCCCCTCACCCCCAGGCTAGCCCCAGATTCCCGGCTGAACCCCCATCGCAGCCTCTTGGGCACCGGCAATTATGATGTCAACGTGATCATGGCTGCCCTCCAGGGCCTGGGCCTGGCCGCTGTGTGGTGGGACAGGAGGAGGTAGGGCCTAGGCTGTGGCCTGCACTGGCTCTGGGTGTGTGGGATGACGCAAAGGGTGGCTTGAAGGTAGATAGGGGAGGGTTTTGTGCTAGGGAGGGTATGGCAGGTGGGGTCTGACTGAACGATGGGTTGAACTTACAAACTTGGTACCAGTTCAAAGGGTACCCAAATGAGCAACTCATGATTAAGGTGGGAAAGATAAAGTTAGGTCAAGAGTAATGGAGCCACCGTGTTGGCCCGGGGCAGgactgagttggaagccagcctggactacatatgGAGACCCTGGCCCAAAAGggcaaacaacaaaaagttaagGAGCTGGGGCTCCATTGGCGGAAGGCTTACCCAGCATATATGAGATCaggattccatccccagcactccaTAAACTGCTGTAGTGGTGTACACCGGGGATACCCAAGACTCTGCCTAAACAAACCAAAGCTAGAGTTGACAGATGAGAAGGtaaatgggtcagtgggtaaataGACTCATTCTGGGGAAGGAAGCAGGATTCAAGTGCCTCTGTGGCCCAAACCCAGACCTCAGTGACTCTGGGGCCTCATGCTatatccctcccctccccagaccCCTGTCTCAGCTGGCCCTGCCCCAGGTACTAGGTCTGATCTTGaacctaccctctcctgtgtCGCTGGGGCTG includes:
- the Aspdh gene encoding putative L-aspartate dehydrogenase; the encoded protein is MPASTGGQRAQKGHPPYPAPSLSGESQGSKSKDHSLSGLAQGPASTEDPPQQGTVLKTMATSMVPQVPHKVGVVGYGRLGQSLVSRLLTQGSELGLELVFVWNRDPGRMAGSVPPALQLQDLTALEERHPDLVVEVAHPKIIHESGAQILRHANLLVGSPSALADQTTEQQLLEASNHWGHTVFVARGALWGSEDISRLDAAGGLQSLRVTMATHPDGFRLEGPLAAAHNSGPRTVLYEGPVRGLCPLAPRNSNTMAAAALAAPSLGFDRVIGVLVADLSLSDMHVVDVELLGPPGPSGRSFAVHIHRENPAQPGAVTGSATVTAFWHSLLGCCQLPSRPGIHLR
- the Josd2 gene encoding josephin-2 isoform X2 is translated as MRKRPVPGSGKVGGATRRDPVTQRRERRSPPLLGAEEGMSQAPEARPSPPSVYHERQRLELCAVHALNNVLQEKLFSQEAADEICKRLAPDSRLNPHRSLLGTGNYDVNVIMAALQGLGLAAVWWDRRRPLSQLALPQVLGLILNLPSPVSLGLLSLPLRRRHWVALRQVDGIYYNLDSKLRAPEALGNEDGVRTFLAAALAQGLCEVLLVVTKEVEEAGCWLHTS
- the Josd2 gene encoding josephin-2 isoform X1, with product MRKRPVPGSGKVGGATRRDPVTQRRERRSPPLLAGAEEGMSQAPEARPSPPSVYHERQRLELCAVHALNNVLQEKLFSQEAADEICKRLAPDSRLNPHRSLLGTGNYDVNVIMAALQGLGLAAVWWDRRRPLSQLALPQVLGLILNLPSPVSLGLLSLPLRRRHWVALRQVDGIYYNLDSKLRAPEALGNEDGVRTFLAAALAQGLCEVLLVVTKEVEEAGCWLHTS
- the Josd2 gene encoding josephin-2 isoform X3, which encodes MRKRPVPGSGKATRRDPVTQRRERRSPPLLAGAEEGMSQAPEARPSPPSVYHERQRLELCAVHALNNVLQEKLFSQEAADEICKRLAPDSRLNPHRSLLGTGNYDVNVIMAALQGLGLAAVWWDRRRPLSQLALPQVLGLILNLPSPVSLGLLSLPLRRRHWVALRQVDGIYYNLDSKLRAPEALGNEDGVRTFLAAALAQGLCEVLLVVTKEVEEAGCWLHTS
- the Josd2 gene encoding josephin-2 isoform X4, with protein sequence MRKRPVPGSGKATRRDPVTQRRERRSPPLLGAEEGMSQAPEARPSPPSVYHERQRLELCAVHALNNVLQEKLFSQEAADEICKRLAPDSRLNPHRSLLGTGNYDVNVIMAALQGLGLAAVWWDRRRPLSQLALPQVLGLILNLPSPVSLGLLSLPLRRRHWVALRQVDGIYYNLDSKLRAPEALGNEDGVRTFLAAALAQGLCEVLLVVTKEVEEAGCWLHTS
- the Josd2 gene encoding josephin-2 isoform X5, translated to MSQAPEARPSPPSVYHERQRLELCAVHALNNVLQEKLFSQEAADEICKRLAPDSRLNPHRSLLGTGNYDVNVIMAALQGLGLAAVWWDRRRPLSQLALPQVLGLILNLPSPVSLGLLSLPLRRRHWVALRQVDGIYYNLDSKLRAPEALGNEDGVRTFLAAALAQGLCEVLLVVTKEVEEAGCWLHTS